The nucleotide sequence TAGTGCAGAGCACGCTGCTTCAATACATCTTTATCCAAAGTACGTCCCCTCTATTTCAAACAACCCGGCGAAAAATCATATAGAAAAATGCTAGGGATGAATAGTCATTTTGAAAAAAAAAGGCGCAATTTCATTGCGCCCAAATACTTTTTTAACTCTGCAACAACGATTACGCGCTTTTCTTTTTCTGATAACGATCGCGGAATTTCTGTACACGACCGCCAGTATCAACTAATTTTTGCTTTCCAGTATAGAATGGATGGCATTGGGCGCAAACCTCGATAGTCAGATCATGACCCAAGGTTGAACCTGTTTCAAAGGTGTGGCCACAACTGCAGGTCACATTAATCGTTTTATAATCAGGATGAATTGAGGCTTTCATAATACCACTCTCTTTGTTTAAACGAGTATCGCCACCTGAACCGTTGCCAAGCACCATACTCTCAATAAATGACGCGCAACATTACCAGAAATACTATTATAGATCAATTTTTTCCCGCTGGTAAAAGACGTCCTTCTTCAAAAAAAGTTACTTTGCCTGTTTTAATATCATGCAAGCCGGCAACAATCCCTACCTCGCCCTTGGCTAATAAGTCTTTAATAATAGGGCTTTGTTCTTGAATTTGTTTGACTACCTGCAACGCATTGTTTTTAGCAATGGCATCGACTAATTCAGCTTTATCACAATCCTGAGTACCCAGTTGTTTTTCTGTAGGGGCTACTACTGGTTTTATCTTGGCCAGAACATGGTCCAAATGCCCCAAATTAACATCATGGCAAGCACCCGCTACAGCCCCACAGGAAGTATGCCCAAGAACGACAATCAAACGTGAGCCAACAACCTTGGTAGCATATTCCATACTACCCAAAATATCTTTATTCAAAACATTGCCTGCTACGCGTAAAGTAAATAAATCAGCCAGTCCTTGATCAAAAAATAATTCCGGAACACTCCGTGAATCCATACAATTCAGCACCACAGCCCAAGGAAATTGGCCATAAGAAGCCTGCTTTGCCTGGGCAAGATAATTACGTTGACGCATATTGTTAGTCAGGAAGCGTTGATTACCTTCTTTCAAACGCAGCAAAGCCTCCTTGGGAGACATCGCTTGCTGTGTAGTAGCCGATGTTACTTTTTTTTGCATCATCAACACTTCTTCAGCAGATTTAGCTGCCCACACCCCGGTGCTCAATAGAAAAATTGCACTAGCCAGAAGCCCTGTCCTAATAGTCATTGTCACGTCCTTATTCGAATTATGGTTATCAACAGTACAAACGATAACTAGTTTACAATGAAACTGGCATTAAATACGATCATTAATCTCAACCCAAACTGGCGCATGATCAGAAGGCCGCTCTGCTTTACGAGGCTCTTTATCAATGCCTGCTTGTATACAAAGGGCCTTTAGTGTTTCACTCAGCAGGATATGATCAATACGTAATCCCCGATTGCGCCTAAAAGCAGCAGCGCGATAATCCCACCAACTAAAGGCTCGCTCTTCCTGCGGAAAATGACGGAAACTGTCCGTTAAGCCTAAACTTAATAAAGCAGTAAACGCTTCTCGTTCCAGAGGACTGACCAATACCTGCCCCACCCATTCTAATGGATCGTGCACATCCTCATCCTCAGGGGCAATATTAAAATCACCAACAACAGCAAGCTTTGGATAAAGTAGCATTTGTTCCTTAATAAATGCCGTCACTTTTTCCAACCAGTCAAGCTTATAACGATATTTCTCTGAAGTTAACTCGGATCCATTCGGTACATAAAGATTGATAAGGCGAAGTTCCCCTATCGTCGCTGCTAAAATTCGGCGTTGGGGATCAATTAAATTTGGAATATCGGTCATCACATCGTTAAGGGGATAGCGGCTGATAATCGCAACACCGTTATAGGTTTTTTGACCCGCATAAACAACCTCATAACCGCACTCAGTAAACGCTTCTTTGGGGAAGCTTTCATCAACCAATTTAATTTCCTGCAAAGCCAAGATATCGATCGCTGATGACGCAAGCCAGGTTAAAACCTGATCTAATCGAATTTTCAGCGAATTGACATTCCAACTGGCAAGCTTAAGCACACCAATCCCCCTTATATTCGATAATCAGGGGAGCATGATCAGACCAACGTACGTCACGAGCAACACTGACCTTAGTGACACTATCCATTAAACCAGGCGTAATCACTTGATAATCAATCCGCCACCCGATGTTTTTATCCCAGGCACCGCGACTGCGGTAGGACCACCATGTATATTGTTCTTCTTCTTGATTTAATACTCGAAAAGCATCTACAAATCCTAAAGCCCCAAAAAGATTATCCATCCACGCACGTTCTTCAGGCAGAAAACCAGAATTTTTTTGGTTACCGCGCCAGTTTTTTAAATCAATTTTTTTATGGGCGATATTGTAATCACCACACAAAATCAGTTCACGCCCTTCATTTTTCAGGACCTTCAGATGATTGGCAAACCGCTCTAAAAAATCATATTTCACGGCTTGTCGGCCTTCTCCACTCGTTCCTGACGGTAGATAAAGGGAAATCACACTTAAACGCGGGTAATCAAATTGAATATAACGGCCTTCGGTATCACAATAATCAAAACCCAAACCCTTTATTACTTTTAAAGGTTTATGACGAGCATAGATTGCCACGCCGCTATAACCTTTTTTGTGGGCATCATAATACTCACAAAAATAATCACGTGGGTAATAAAGTTCTTCTGGCAACAACTGTGATATTTGGGCTTTTGTTTCCTGAAGGCAAACAAAATCAGCATCCTGGGTAGCTAGCCAGTCATAAAATCCATTCCGAGCTGCTGCTCGAATACCATTGGCATTAAAGCTGATTATTTTCACGTGTTAATCACCGATTAAATTAGTGACCTTACTTAGGTCTTGGTCGAATTACCCGTTTGCTGCCTTCTTTTTTAGGCTCATCGCAATCTCTCCTAAACGCTTACCCAACTGTTTTGCCAGTATAATTTCATCCTGGCTCAATGAAGTGACATTGGCCAGGCCTGAAACATGGGTAACCCCATAAGGAGTCCCACCCGTTTGTGTACTACTTAGAGTCGGTTCAGTATAAGGTAAACCTAGCAGTAACATACCGTGATGGAATAACGGTAACATCATACTGGTTAGGGTGGTTTCCTGTCCACCATGCATCGAGGTTGAGGAAGAGAAGACACAAGCTGGCTTACCCACTAAATCACCGGTGAGCCACACAGGCGTCGTGCTATCTAAAAAATATTTCAGGGGAGCCGCCATATTACCAAACCGAGTCGGACTTCCTAGAGCCAGTCCTTGGCAATGACGCAAATCATCCAGGGTTGCATAAGGTGCTCCAGTATCCGGCACAGACTTATCCACTGCCTCGCAAGTAGCCGAGACAGGCGGTACTGTTCTTAATCTGGCTTCTATTCCAGTAACGCTTTCCACACCTCGAGCAAGGTATTGGGCGAGTTGAGCTGTCGCACCAGTGCGAGAATAATAAAGCACCAGAATATAAGGTTTAATCATTTAGCAGCTCCAAAATTTTCTCCGGTGGACGAGCAATCAGCATCTGCGAACCCAAAATAACGATAGGTCTTTGCAAAAGTTGCGGGTGGTCAATAATCGCCTGAATGATGGTTTCTTCATCAGCGTCTGCCAAACGTTGCTCCTTATATACGGCTTCATTACTACGTACTATAGCTGCCAATCCTAATTTGGCAGCAAAGCGCCGTACGAGCTCAGAAGACAACGATTGGTGCATATAATCAACAATTTTAAGGGGGACTGCAGCTTCTTGAAGCAGTTGCAAACAAGCACGCGATTTCGAGCAACGTGGATTATGGTAGATCGTATACATGCCTCAATCCTCAATAAAAAGACTGAGTATAACAAAGATCATTTTGTCGTACATGAAGTGAATTAAAGTGATTTAATAGAAATCATGGTGAATATACATGAATCTTAATGTATAATGACTACCCCCTTTTGAAATCATGTGAGACTGGTATGTCACAGCCTTTGATCAATATTTCCCGTCAACAGGCGCTTTATTTTGCCAGTTTCCTGGTTCTTTACCAATTTCTGGTCTACATAGCTAACGATATGATTATGCCTGGCATGATTCAGGTTACTGCCTCCTTCCATGCTCCGGAATCCGCTATAGCTACCTCATTAACGGTCTATGTACTGGGCGGTGCGAGTCTGCAATTGTTTTTAGGACCGGTTTCAGACCGTTTTGGCCGCAGACCTGTCATGCTGACTGGTGCATTCATTTTCCTTCTCTTTACTCTGCTGATTGCCTGCTCCAATTCGATGGAACAATTTTTACTCGCGCGCTACTTTCAAGGCATGGGCTTATGCTTTATTGCAGTGATTGGCTATGCCACTTTACAAGAAATCTTTGCTGAAATGGATGCTATTCGTTTAATTGCCGTCCTTGCCAATGTGGCTTGTCTCGCACCCTTGCTTGGGCCTTTGGCCGGAGCCAGCTTTATCCTGTATTTTCACTGGCGTGGTATTTTTGTCCTGATTGGCGTATTGGCACTACTTGCTCTTTGGGGAATATGGCGCTTTATGCCTGAACCTGTAGGCGCGATTAAAAACGATGGTGAAAGAATAAAACCTGCCGCTTTAACACTGCGAGGCGTTGCGACCAATTATCTGCGGTTATTGCGTAATCCATCTTTTATGCTTGGTGCAATAGCCAGTGGCTTATTGGCAATACCTTGCATAGCCTGGATTGCCCTCTCGCCAATTATTCTGGTGACTGACGCCCAATTAACAGTGGTCGAATATGCTCTCTGGCAATTACCCGTTTTCGCAGCAGAGATTCTAGGTAGTTGGTATCTGCGTAAATTAACGCACCGATGTTCAATTAAACAAATTATTCTCTTAGGTTCAACGATAGCCATTTGCGGTCTTTTGGCGGCATGTTTGCTTCCCTTTACGAGTAATGGCAGTTTCTTATATTTCATGCCTGGACTTCTTATCTACTCTTTTGGCCAGGGTGTAACTACCGCCCCCCTAATCAGGCGTACTCTTTTTGCAACACCTATCAGTAAAGGCACGGCTTATGCTTTGATAAGTATGGTAAGTATGTGTGCTCAAGCGCTAGGAGTTGAAGTAGCTAATCAGTTCTATGCGACACACAACAATAGCTACTTCGGTCTCTATTGTGCGATAGTGGGTGTACTTTACCTGATTACTTTATTGGGTGTATTTAGCTTCACTCGACAACAAGATAATGAAGCGGGATTAGCAACAACATAACAACACATTGATACTGTATCCTGTAAAAATGATACGCATTATACGAGATAACGTTTGTTGAGCGATCTAACATAGAACTCACGTAAATTAGCAATAACTAGGTTGCCCATGGATTGGAAAGAAAGAATAGCCAATAAATTTTATGAAGCGGAACGTTTTATTCGTTTTGTGGCTCATCATTTTATTGATGATGATTGCACTTACCGTGCTTCAGCACTCGCTTTTGCCAGCCTGCTCGCTGTTGTTCCACTTATGTCTGTTGGCTTGGCTATCCTTTCTTCCTTTCCAGTTTTTCAAGGGCTTGCACAACCGACACAAGACTTTATTTTTGACAATTTTGTCCCCACTACCGGAAAGGTAGTACAAAATTATTTACAGCAATTCGCAACCCAGGTGTCTAAATTGTCAGTCTGGGGGGTCGTGTTTCTCTTTGTTACAGCTATCCTGGTTATGGTGACCATTGAAGGGACTATGAATAAAATTTGGCGGGTATCCACACCAAGAAAAGGAGTAGCAGCCTTTCTCCTTTATTGGGCTATTTTATCCTTAGCACCACTCTTGCTGGGTTTAAGTTTGGTCATCAGCTCGTATGTCATTTCGATTCCACTCCTTAAAGATCATCATGCCCCTTTAATTTTGTTAAATGCAATTCCCTTTGTTATATCGCTGACTGGTTTTACCTTTTTATATGTCATCGTGCCTAATTGCACTGTTAAATTTCGTGATGGCCTCTGGGGAGGCGTTGTAGCAGCCTTATTATTTGAGTCGGCCAAACAAGGTTTTGCTTACTATCTGACGCGCTACAACACTTATCAATTACTCTACGGGGCATTTGCCACAGTACCTATCTTTTTTATCTGGGTTTACTGGGTCTGGATTATTACCCTTTTAGGTGCCGAAATCAGTTATGCTCTCGCAGTACATCACCAACGACGCACGGGAAAAGCAATCGACGGGTTTTCACATGCACTGCTCTGGCTTCATCAACTTTGGCATGCTCAAAGAAAAGGCAAAAGTCTACCTTTGGACTCACTGGTCAATGCCAGTACTCATCCTTTTGCAATTGATGTTGATGACATGGTAAAGCTTCTGACCGGTTTGGAATTGATTCATACGACAGCCGAAGGCTCTTTTATGCTAAGTCGCGATCTCAGTCAGCTGAGTTTATACAGCCTGAGCCAGTTACTTCCCTATCGCCTGCCTACACCAACAGAGGTGGAACATATTAAATCGGTGCACACGAATCATTGGCGAGCCATTTTTAAAAAAAATGACGAGGAACTGCAGAAGTGCCTCGCCATGGATTTAAATCAACTTTTTAGTCAAAGTTGTGCAACTTAGCCTTTGTTAAGAGTCAGCCTTCTCTTCTGTAGCCCGGTTTAATACTTCGTGAGCAACAACAAGGGCTTGAGAAAACTCTGCAAAAACATTTTCTGTACCGACTAAGTTGATAATGCCCGCTTTTTGCAACTTGGATTTTACCCGCGTATTTGCGCCAGTCAACATGACTCGAACCTGGCGCTTATGGAAATTAACAATAACCTCTTCCAAAGTCTGTAAACCGGTAATATCAATAAAAGGAACCCAACGTAATCTAATAATTAATAGGCGCGGCTCGGTATGAGTACTAATGAGTGCCCGTTCAAAACTCTCTGCTGCCCCAAAGAAGAAAGGTCCTTCCACAGCATAGACTAGAAGGCCAGCAGGCAGAATATGGATACCATTAGTAGCGAACTCTTTTTGTAATTCCTGGTCGCTAACTTGCTGCACTTCAACACTGGCAGCCATACGTCGCAGAAAGTGGAACGTGGCTAAAATAACACCGATATTGACTGCAACCACCAAATCAACAAAAACAGTGACTCCAAAAGTCACTAATAGGATAAGCACATCCGCTCTTGGCGCTCGTTTAAGCATTTTGAAAAAATGAGGTGCCTCACTCATATTCCATGCCACAACAAATAAGATAGCTGCAAGTGCTGCCAAGGGAACATTTACTGCCAATGGTGCAAGAAACAGAATAATCAATATCAAGGTAACGACGTGCACTATACCAGCAAGAGGGCTATTCCCCCCATTACGAATGTTGGTTGCCGTACGCGCAATCGCACCGGTTGCAGCAAAACCACCAAACAAAGGAGCAGCGATGTTAGCAACCCCCTGGCCTATTAACTCTTGGTTAGAGTTATGCCGAGTACCGGCCATACCATCAGCAACCACAGCAGAAAGTAGCGATTCGATAGCACCAAGCATGGCAATAGTGAAAGCCGGACCAAGCAACTCAATGAGACGATTAACCGTCACTGTCGGCCAATGCAAGGCAGGTAAACCTTGAGGGATCCCACCAAATGTACTTCCTATGGTAGCTACCCCCTTAAAATGAAAATAGGATTGCAAACCTGTTGCAACCAGCAAAGCGACCAAAGGTCCAGGGACTCGTTTCAGACCCGGTAATTTGTATGAAAAACGTACCAGTAGTAAAGACAGTATTGCCAAGGCCGTAGTAGTTGGTTGCCATTGTGGGAATACTTGCAGCAAGTGCCACAGCTTCTCATGAAAATGAGCGCCTGACACAGCTGGCAGACCAAAAAAATCCTTCCACTGGCCGACCCAAATGATAACCGCAATCCCTGCTGTAAAGCCAACAATGACTGGATCAGGGATAAATTTTATTACTGTACCAAGACGTGCCATGCCCAGAAAGAGCAATATAAAGCCTGCCATTAGCGTCGCAATTTGCAACCCATCAATACCATACCGAGCAGTAATACTGGAAAGAATAACAATAAAGGCACCTGTTGGCCCGGCGATCTGTAAGCGACTGCCACCAAATGCGGAAACCAGAAGTCCAGCGACAATTGCTGTATAAATACCCTGTTCCGGTTTAGTGCCAGAAGCAATCGCAAAAGCCATTGCCAATGGTAAGGCCACAACACCGACAATAACGCCTGAAACAATATTGGGTAGCCAGTTTTGTCGACGCAACAACCCAGCTCGGTAAGCTTCTAATAAAGCAATCATGGGCACTCAACCTGTGATTTGAAAAATCGCCATTATAGTTCTTTTATGGTTTATTTTGCGACAAATTTCTCACAATTAAGCGTATTTTGATACATTCGATTTCGTTCCAAAATTGCTGTGAGAACCGCACGAAGAGAAACGGGGCGCAGAACCGCTATGGATATACCGATACATGAGGTCAGAGCATCGTATCGACGAAGCCCTGCGAGGCAATAGAGGTCGGAGCACTTGGCATGCGAACTCAAGAAACTCTCGATAGACTGGGGCCACAGGTAAGAGGATGAGTGGATGGCTAGAGAAAAACGGATAGTCTCAGAGAGACTCTCTAAATCTAAAGGCCTCATTTTCTTTGGCATTAGCTATGAGGTAAATCGGAAGGCGCGGAAGTATCGCTCAGTGTAGCAATCATTCGCCTAATACCCAGTTCACCCGTTATTTTTCGACTTACAATTAAATTAATATTCACTAATTGAACTGCCTTGCCTTTATCGCTTTGATAGAGAACTTTTAAGGGTAACGCGATTTTCCATTGATTGCCTTTAGCCTCAAGCAATTGAGCACTTCTGGCAATCTCACTGCTCATAGTTATCTGAAGTGTTTTAATGGCTTCAATATTACCTGATTTATACATTGCAGTCTGAAACTCAACCCACCCTTTTTTGGTGAAACAGGCTTGTAATCGCTGTAATTGGGTATCAATGAGTTCCGAATTAAAATTAAACGATTGCATTGCGGCATATTCTGCCCATCTTAAAACAAGTGCTTGATCAATGGGGGTAGTTCCAGCAGGTGTTTTATAATCACAATTAATAACCTGGCTTTGTGCCGCAATGGCGGATTGAAGGGTTGGAGGATTTTGCAGCACTAGCTGGGGTAATTGCTGTGGAATAGAGGCTTGTGCTTGCTGGATTGGATTATTTGCTTGTATATTTTGCATCGCCTCTGTTGCTTGGTTAACCCTGGCCGCACTTATGCCTGCATTGGGTGAAGCAGCTTGTATAGTTGGGTGTACAGAGGGTCCACTCGCTGTAACGATCCTTGGCCTAAAATCATTCGCGGTAATTTTCCAACCTATTGTCACATGCAGTTGCGTTACTTTATTTTTATTGTTTGCATCAGTAAGGTTTAAAGGAAGGGTGATTTTCCACTGATCGTTATCAGTAACACTAAGGCGCGCCGCCTCATACATTGGGCTATTCATTGCCGTTTTTTGTGTACTATTTGCTGGAATGCTATCTGATTTCTGTGCAGCCGTTCTAACTTCCCCATTTTCTGCATACCACGAGTGGAATTGTTGAACCGGTGTATCTAAAAATTTATATTTAAAATCAAACGACTGGATCAAAGCCTGATTTAATCCAAATAAAATAAAGTTTTGATGCATTTGGGTGATTTCAGCAAGTGTTTTATAACCAAAATTGCTATTAGGCTCTTCTTGACCTTGAGCAATTGGCATTCGCTGTATTGCTTGGATTCTTTGTGGCAATGGATAGGGTGGCAGTTGAGCGATATGTTCTAGCTGTCTTGGCTGGGCAGTGTTCGTTGGAGCCCTTAGTCCAATACGCTGGGGGAATAAGGACATAAAAAAAGAAGCCATATTTTTTTGTACGGCATTCAAAGTCTCTGCTTTTTTCTTAGCAACGATTTGGTACATACCTCCCACAGCCTTATCCACCGACGTTGATTTTAGAGAGATCGGTGCAAACCGTGGTGTGGCAATCATCTGCATGATTCCGAGATTACCGTTTATTTTTCGACCTACCGTTAAATAAATATTAAGGAAATGAGTCACTCTTTCCCCATCACTTTGATAAACCACCTTTAGAGGTACATTCATTTTCCATAAGTAATCTTTGAATTCGATGAGTTGTGTCTGACCATCTATCTGGCTACTCACGGCCAGGTTTTGCGTTTTAATGACATCCACATTGCCAGAGCTCTGCAATGCGCTCTTAAATTTAACCCAACCACTTTCTGTATAACAAGCTTGTAATTTTTCCAGTTGGGTATCGACAGATGCAAAATTAAAATCAAAGGATTGCCTAACAGCTTGCTGAGCCCAATTGATGACAAACTCTAAAGAAATACTTGAAATTTCAACAGGGATTTTATAATCACAATTAATCGTATCTGCTTGCTGTTGTTCAGGGAATAAGGGTTGCGTATTTTGCTCTTCTTGCGGTTGCGGCAAAGCAAAAGAATGGGCTTCTTGTACTGCACCATTGTCTTGTTTTGGTGGCGTCAATCCTGACTGCACGGATTGTTTTATGACAGAACCCCTACCTATCAATATTGCTGTAGAAGGATCCGGATATTGTATAGCCTGCGCTTCAATACAGATTAAGTTAACGAGTGCACCATAAAGAATATTTTTTTTCATGGAACAATTTTATTAATAAGTATCTGACCATTCTGTGATAATCACAGGTTTTCGTCTATAGACTTAAAACCATAACCAATGGCCCAGCGAAAGATTTAAAAAATAATTATTTAAATTCAAATAGTTA is from Legionella donaldsonii and encodes:
- the rpmE gene encoding 50S ribosomal protein L31, which gives rise to MKASIHPDYKTINVTCSCGHTFETGSTLGHDLTIEVCAQCHPFYTGKQKLVDTGGRVQKFRDRYQKKKSA
- a CDS encoding carbonic anhydrase; the protein is MTIRTGLLASAIFLLSTGVWAAKSAEEVLMMQKKVTSATTQQAMSPKEALLRLKEGNQRFLTNNMRQRNYLAQAKQASYGQFPWAVVLNCMDSRSVPELFFDQGLADLFTLRVAGNVLNKDILGSMEYATKVVGSRLIVVLGHTSCGAVAGACHDVNLGHLDHVLAKIKPVVAPTEKQLGTQDCDKAELVDAIAKNNALQVVKQIQEQSPIIKDLLAKGEVGIVAGLHDIKTGKVTFFEEGRLLPAGKN
- the xth gene encoding exodeoxyribonuclease III, with protein sequence MLKLASWNVNSLKIRLDQVLTWLASSAIDILALQEIKLVDESFPKEAFTECGYEVVYAGQKTYNGVAIISRYPLNDVMTDIPNLIDPQRRILAATIGELRLINLYVPNGSELTSEKYRYKLDWLEKVTAFIKEQMLLYPKLAVVGDFNIAPEDEDVHDPLEWVGQVLVSPLEREAFTALLSLGLTDSFRHFPQEERAFSWWDYRAAAFRRNRGLRIDHILLSETLKALCIQAGIDKEPRKAERPSDHAPVWVEINDRI
- a CDS encoding exodeoxyribonuclease III, whose amino-acid sequence is MKIISFNANGIRAAARNGFYDWLATQDADFVCLQETKAQISQLLPEELYYPRDYFCEYYDAHKKGYSGVAIYARHKPLKVIKGLGFDYCDTEGRYIQFDYPRLSVISLYLPSGTSGEGRQAVKYDFLERFANHLKVLKNEGRELILCGDYNIAHKKIDLKNWRGNQKNSGFLPEERAWMDNLFGALGFVDAFRVLNQEEEQYTWWSYRSRGAWDKNIGWRIDYQVITPGLMDSVTKVSVARDVRWSDHAPLIIEYKGDWCA
- the wrbA gene encoding NAD(P)H:quinone oxidoreductase; amino-acid sequence: MIKPYILVLYYSRTGATAQLAQYLARGVESVTGIEARLRTVPPVSATCEAVDKSVPDTGAPYATLDDLRHCQGLALGSPTRFGNMAAPLKYFLDSTTPVWLTGDLVGKPACVFSSSTSMHGGQETTLTSMMLPLFHHGMLLLGLPYTEPTLSSTQTGGTPYGVTHVSGLANVTSLSQDEIILAKQLGKRLGEIAMSLKKKAANG
- the arsC gene encoding arsenate reductase (glutaredoxin) (This arsenate reductase requires both glutathione and glutaredoxin to convert arsenate to arsenite, after which the efflux transporter formed by ArsA and ArsB can extrude the arsenite from the cell, providing resistance.) translates to MYTIYHNPRCSKSRACLQLLQEAAVPLKIVDYMHQSLSSELVRRFAAKLGLAAIVRSNEAVYKEQRLADADEETIIQAIIDHPQLLQRPIVILGSQMLIARPPEKILELLND
- a CDS encoding MFS transporter, with the protein product MSQPLINISRQQALYFASFLVLYQFLVYIANDMIMPGMIQVTASFHAPESAIATSLTVYVLGGASLQLFLGPVSDRFGRRPVMLTGAFIFLLFTLLIACSNSMEQFLLARYFQGMGLCFIAVIGYATLQEIFAEMDAIRLIAVLANVACLAPLLGPLAGASFILYFHWRGIFVLIGVLALLALWGIWRFMPEPVGAIKNDGERIKPAALTLRGVATNYLRLLRNPSFMLGAIASGLLAIPCIAWIALSPIILVTDAQLTVVEYALWQLPVFAAEILGSWYLRKLTHRCSIKQIILLGSTIAICGLLAACLLPFTSNGSFLYFMPGLLIYSFGQGVTTAPLIRRTLFATPISKGTAYALISMVSMCAQALGVEVANQFYATHNNSYFGLYCAIVGVLYLITLLGVFSFTRQQDNEAGLATT
- a CDS encoding YihY family inner membrane protein; its protein translation is MDWKERIANKFYEAERFIRFVAHHFIDDDCTYRASALAFASLLAVVPLMSVGLAILSSFPVFQGLAQPTQDFIFDNFVPTTGKVVQNYLQQFATQVSKLSVWGVVFLFVTAILVMVTIEGTMNKIWRVSTPRKGVAAFLLYWAILSLAPLLLGLSLVISSYVISIPLLKDHHAPLILLNAIPFVISLTGFTFLYVIVPNCTVKFRDGLWGGVVAALLFESAKQGFAYYLTRYNTYQLLYGAFATVPIFFIWVYWVWIITLLGAEISYALAVHHQRRTGKAIDGFSHALLWLHQLWHAQRKGKSLPLDSLVNASTHPFAIDVDDMVKLLTGLELIHTTAEGSFMLSRDLSQLSLYSLSQLLPYRLPTPTEVEHIKSVHTNHWRAIFKKNDEELQKCLAMDLNQLFSQSCAT
- a CDS encoding SulP family inorganic anion transporter; amino-acid sequence: MIALLEAYRAGLLRRQNWLPNIVSGVIVGVVALPLAMAFAIASGTKPEQGIYTAIVAGLLVSAFGGSRLQIAGPTGAFIVILSSITARYGIDGLQIATLMAGFILLFLGMARLGTVIKFIPDPVIVGFTAGIAVIIWVGQWKDFFGLPAVSGAHFHEKLWHLLQVFPQWQPTTTALAILSLLLVRFSYKLPGLKRVPGPLVALLVATGLQSYFHFKGVATIGSTFGGIPQGLPALHWPTVTVNRLIELLGPAFTIAMLGAIESLLSAVVADGMAGTRHNSNQELIGQGVANIAAPLFGGFAATGAIARTATNIRNGGNSPLAGIVHVVTLILIILFLAPLAVNVPLAALAAILFVVAWNMSEAPHFFKMLKRAPRADVLILLVTFGVTVFVDLVVAVNIGVILATFHFLRRMAASVEVQQVSDQELQKEFATNGIHILPAGLLVYAVEGPFFFGAAESFERALISTHTEPRLLIIRLRWVPFIDITGLQTLEEVIVNFHKRQVRVMLTGANTRVKSKLQKAGIINLVGTENVFAEFSQALVVAHEVLNRATEEKADS
- a CDS encoding DotI/IcmL family type IV secretion protein, giving the protein MKKNILYGALVNLICIEAQAIQYPDPSTAILIGRGSVIKQSVQSGLTPPKQDNGAVQEAHSFALPQPQEEQNTQPLFPEQQQADTINCDYKIPVEISSISLEFVINWAQQAVRQSFDFNFASVDTQLEKLQACYTESGWVKFKSALQSSGNVDVIKTQNLAVSSQIDGQTQLIEFKDYLWKMNVPLKVVYQSDGERVTHFLNIYLTVGRKINGNLGIMQMIATPRFAPISLKSTSVDKAVGGMYQIVAKKKAETLNAVQKNMASFFMSLFPQRIGLRAPTNTAQPRQLEHIAQLPPYPLPQRIQAIQRMPIAQGQEEPNSNFGYKTLAEITQMHQNFILFGLNQALIQSFDFKYKFLDTPVQQFHSWYAENGEVRTAAQKSDSIPANSTQKTAMNSPMYEAARLSVTDNDQWKITLPLNLTDANNKNKVTQLHVTIGWKITANDFRPRIVTASGPSVHPTIQAASPNAGISAARVNQATEAMQNIQANNPIQQAQASIPQQLPQLVLQNPPTLQSAIAAQSQVINCDYKTPAGTTPIDQALVLRWAEYAAMQSFNFNSELIDTQLQRLQACFTKKGWVEFQTAMYKSGNIEAIKTLQITMSSEIARSAQLLEAKGNQWKIALPLKVLYQSDKGKAVQLVNINLIVSRKITGELGIRRMIATLSDTSAPSDLPHS